A stretch of the Malus domestica chromosome 08, GDT2T_hap1 genome encodes the following:
- the LOC103409336 gene encoding uncharacterized protein isoform X3 codes for MDKDWLTFSRPSTEYREGAQKFVQVAKEYGGNRDKIICPCIICQNQCFQLPAIVYEHLVINGIDPSYTTWVFHGEQEPILQQHDYDNVTETYQMYRDVLAEDDGTGKANLLIGDENFKQKVEEAEAPLYEGCTKYTKLSATVVLYKIKASNGATDKLFDELLQALKDMFPEGNTLPNSMNSTKKLLKVFDLGFEKIDACVNDCCLFWKDFEQLETCPKCGSSRWQVGKRNNHIYKGVSAKVLRYFPIIPRFKRMFKDDDMAKDLTWHHTNKSQDGKMRHPFDSPAWESIDTRYPDFASDPRNLRLGLATDGFNPFRQLRSRYSCWPVILVTYNLPPWLAMSKENLMLTLIIPGKKQPGNDIDVYLQPLIEDLCVLWNEGVGVFDATTNSTFNLRAILMWTISDYPAYGNLAGCFTKGRFACVACGANTRSLMLPFSKKHVYTGNRRFLPPSHEFRKKGKWFDGNDDIGQKPRVLTGEEVLYASEAAGRDWGKKSTTQKGTKRKMSVKKGVQTTGSDPINIWKKKSIFFDLPYWKKLCLRHNFDIMHIEKNVCESIVGTLLHIKGKSKDGLNCRKDLKELGIRHDLCITEEKGKKTKLPPALYNFSKVEKHIFCKRLFDMKVPDGYSSNISNCVDLSECNLIGLKSHDCHVLMQQLLPVAIRGLLPKGPRHAIFRLCVFFHELCQGVIDKSKLEVLENEIAETICMLEKYFPPSFFDIMIHLTIHLAREARLCGPVHYRWMYPFERFMKVLKDYVRNRARPEGSMVECVLADECVKFCSKYIKQAENISLRHNRYEDESIVIGNPISAGVTMTMSSEMYQIAHRYILFNSSEAEPYREMHVEELKYSDPSLVGKLNKLHRMHATQFSSWLRNKETQVYRTC; via the exons ATGGACAAAGATTGGCTAACATTTTCGAG ACCATCAACAGAATACAGAGAGGGTGCACAAAAGTTTGTACAAGTAGCTAAAGAATATGGAGGAAATCGAGATAAGATCATTTGCCCATGTATAATATGTCAAAACCAATGTTTTCAACTACCTGCGATTGTGTATGAACACTTGGTTATAAATGGAATAGATCCTTCATATACTACTTGGGTGTTCCATGGTGAACAAGAACCTATTCTTCAACAACATGACTATGACAACGTGACAGAAACATATCAGATGTATAGGGATGTCTTGGCTGAAGATGATGGAACTGGAAAAGCAAACTTGCTAATTGGAGatgagaatttcaaacaaaaggttGAAGAAGCTGAAGCTCCTTTATATGAAGGTTGTACGAAATACACAAAGTTGTCAGCAACTGTAGTTTTATACAAGATTAAAGCTTCAAATGGTGCAACAGATAAGCTTTTTGACGAGCTCCTCCAAGCCTTAAAGGACATGTTTCCGGAAGGTAATACACTTCCAAATTCAATGAATTCGACAAAGAAGTTACTTAAGGTGTTTGATTTAGGGTTCGAGAAAATAGATGCATGTGTAAATGATTGCTGCTTATTTTGGAAAGACTTTGAACAACTTGAGACATGTCCAAAGTGTGGTTCTTCACGTTGGCAGGTTGGTAAACGTAATAATCACATTTACAAAGGAGTTTCTGCAAAGGTGTTGCGCTACTTTCCTATTATACCAAGATTTAAGCGAATGTTTAAGGATGATGACATGGCCAAAGACTTAACATGGCATCATACCAACAAAAGTCAGGATGGTAAGATGCGACATCCATTTGATTCGCCAGCATGGGAGTCTATTGACACTAGATATCCTGATTTTGCCTCAGATCCACGAAACTTGAGACTTGGTTTAGCTACCGATGGATTTAACCCATTCCGCCAGCTAAGGTCTAGATATAGTTGTTGGCCAGTTATATTAGTTACATACAATCTTCCTCCATGGTTAGCCATGTCGAAAGAGAATTTGATGTTGACGTTAATAATTCCTGGGAAGAAACAACCCGGAAATGATATTGATGTTTACTTGCAACCACTCATAGAAGATTTATGTGTGTTATGGAATGAAGGAGTGGGTGTATTTGATGCAACTACAAATTCTACTTTCAATTTGAGGGCTATTTTGATGTGGACAATCAGTGATTATCCCGCTTATGGTAACTTGGCTGGATGTTTTACAAAGGGCAGGTTTGCTTGTGTGGCATGTGGTGCTAACACGCGATCTTTGATGTTGCCGTTTAGTAAGAAGCATGTATATACCGGCAATAGAAGATTTCTTCCACCTTCTCATGAGTTTCGCAAGAAGGGTAAATGGTTTGATGGGAATGATGATATTGGGCAAAAACCAAGGGTATTGACAGGTGAAGAAGTTTTATATGCTTCCGAAGCAGCTGGAAGGGATTGGGGAAAAAAGTCAACTACACAAAAAGGCACAAAAAGGAAGATGAGTGTAAAGAAAGGTGTACAAACAACAGGAAGTGATCCTATTAACATATggaaaaagaaatcaattttctttgatttgccGTATTGGAAG aaattatgtTTGAGGCATAATTTTGACATCATGCACATAGAGAAAAATGTTTGTGAAAGTATTGTTGGCACATTGCTACATATTAAAGGTAAATCAAAGGATGGACTTAATTGTCGTAAAGATTTAAAGGAATTGGGTATTCGGCATGATTTATGCATAACtgaagagaaaggaaaaaagaCGAAACTACCTCCAGCACTTTACAACTTCTCTAAAGTAGAGAAACATATTTTCTGTAAGAGGTTGTTCGATATGAAGGTACCGGATGGTTATAGCTCAAATATTAGTAATTGTGTGGATCTAAGTGAATGCAATCTAATTGGACTCAAGTCCCATGATTGTCATGTCCTAATGCAACAATTGTTGCCAGTAGCAATAAGAGGTCTTTTGCCTAAAGGTCCAAGACATGCAATCTTTCGGTTGTGTGTATTTTTCCACGAACTCTGTCAAGGAGTTATTGACAAAAGTAAGCTGGAAGTATTGGAGAATGAGATTGCAGAAACAATATGCATGCTTGAAAAGTATTTTCCACCTTCTTTCTTTGATATTATGATTCACCTTACAATCCATTTAGCGAGGGAAGCTAGGCTATGTGGACCTGTTCATTATCGTTGGATGTATCCTTTTGAAAG ATTTATGAAGGTGTTAAAGGATTATGTTAGAAATCGAGCACGACCAGAGGGGTCTATGGTAGAGTGTGTCTTAGCTGACGAGTGTGTGAAATTTTGTAGTAAGTACATAAAACAAGCTGAAAATATCAGTTTACGACATAACCGATATGAGGATGAATCAATTGTTATTGGGAATCCTATTTCAGCTGGTGTGACAATGACCATGTCTTCAGAAATGTACCAAATTGCTCATCGTTACATATTGTTTAATAGCTCAGAAGCTGAGCCATATCGAGA AATGCATGTTGAGGAGCTTAAGTATTCAGATCCGAGCCTTGTAGGCAAATTGAACAAGCTACATAGGATGCATGCAACACAATTTTCATCTTGGCTCCGCAATAAG GAGACACAAGTGTATCGGACATGTTAA
- the LOC103409336 gene encoding uncharacterized protein isoform X1, whose amino-acid sequence MDKDWLTFSRPSTEYREGAQKFVQVAKEYGGNRDKIICPCIICQNQCFQLPAIVYEHLVINGIDPSYTTWVFHGEQEPILQQHDYDNVTETYQMYRDVLAEDDGTGKANLLIGDENFKQKVEEAEAPLYEGCTKYTKLSATVVLYKIKASNGATDKLFDELLQALKDMFPEGNTLPNSMNSTKKLLKVFDLGFEKIDACVNDCCLFWKDFEQLETCPKCGSSRWQVGKRNNHIYKGVSAKVLRYFPIIPRFKRMFKDDDMAKDLTWHHTNKSQDGKMRHPFDSPAWESIDTRYPDFASDPRNLRLGLATDGFNPFRQLRSRYSCWPVILVTYNLPPWLAMSKENLMLTLIIPGKKQPGNDIDVYLQPLIEDLCVLWNEGVGVFDATTNSTFNLRAILMWTISDYPAYGNLAGCFTKGRFACVACGANTRSLMLPFSKKHVYTGNRRFLPPSHEFRKKGKWFDGNDDIGQKPRVLTGEEVLYASEAAGRDWGKKSTTQKGTKRKMSVKKGVQTTGSDPINIWKKKSIFFDLPYWKKLCLRHNFDIMHIEKNVCESIVGTLLHIKGKSKDGLNCRKDLKELGIRHDLCITEEKGKKTKLPPALYNFSKVEKHIFCKRLFDMKVPDGYSSNISNCVDLSECNLIGLKSHDCHVLMQQLLPVAIRGLLPKGPRHAIFRLCVFFHELCQGVIDKSKLEVLENEIAETICMLEKYFPPSFFDIMIHLTIHLAREARLCGPVHYRWMYPFERFMKVLKDYVRNRARPEGSMVECVLADECVKFCSKYIKQAENISLRHNRYEDESIVIGNPISAGVTMTMSSEMYQIAHRYILFNSSEAEPYREMHVEELKYSDPSLVGKLNKLHRMHATQFSSWLRNKVIALGDTSVSDMLKGLAFGPITQVMSYSRYVVNGRRFCTRASEKTTQDSGVYLEAETSVNGTEEIKKVLYYGVIQEILVMDYYTFRVPIFKCDWANTSNGIKVDDGFTLVNLHRLNQFQNDPFILASQAKQVFYSRESETSY is encoded by the exons ATGGACAAAGATTGGCTAACATTTTCGAG ACCATCAACAGAATACAGAGAGGGTGCACAAAAGTTTGTACAAGTAGCTAAAGAATATGGAGGAAATCGAGATAAGATCATTTGCCCATGTATAATATGTCAAAACCAATGTTTTCAACTACCTGCGATTGTGTATGAACACTTGGTTATAAATGGAATAGATCCTTCATATACTACTTGGGTGTTCCATGGTGAACAAGAACCTATTCTTCAACAACATGACTATGACAACGTGACAGAAACATATCAGATGTATAGGGATGTCTTGGCTGAAGATGATGGAACTGGAAAAGCAAACTTGCTAATTGGAGatgagaatttcaaacaaaaggttGAAGAAGCTGAAGCTCCTTTATATGAAGGTTGTACGAAATACACAAAGTTGTCAGCAACTGTAGTTTTATACAAGATTAAAGCTTCAAATGGTGCAACAGATAAGCTTTTTGACGAGCTCCTCCAAGCCTTAAAGGACATGTTTCCGGAAGGTAATACACTTCCAAATTCAATGAATTCGACAAAGAAGTTACTTAAGGTGTTTGATTTAGGGTTCGAGAAAATAGATGCATGTGTAAATGATTGCTGCTTATTTTGGAAAGACTTTGAACAACTTGAGACATGTCCAAAGTGTGGTTCTTCACGTTGGCAGGTTGGTAAACGTAATAATCACATTTACAAAGGAGTTTCTGCAAAGGTGTTGCGCTACTTTCCTATTATACCAAGATTTAAGCGAATGTTTAAGGATGATGACATGGCCAAAGACTTAACATGGCATCATACCAACAAAAGTCAGGATGGTAAGATGCGACATCCATTTGATTCGCCAGCATGGGAGTCTATTGACACTAGATATCCTGATTTTGCCTCAGATCCACGAAACTTGAGACTTGGTTTAGCTACCGATGGATTTAACCCATTCCGCCAGCTAAGGTCTAGATATAGTTGTTGGCCAGTTATATTAGTTACATACAATCTTCCTCCATGGTTAGCCATGTCGAAAGAGAATTTGATGTTGACGTTAATAATTCCTGGGAAGAAACAACCCGGAAATGATATTGATGTTTACTTGCAACCACTCATAGAAGATTTATGTGTGTTATGGAATGAAGGAGTGGGTGTATTTGATGCAACTACAAATTCTACTTTCAATTTGAGGGCTATTTTGATGTGGACAATCAGTGATTATCCCGCTTATGGTAACTTGGCTGGATGTTTTACAAAGGGCAGGTTTGCTTGTGTGGCATGTGGTGCTAACACGCGATCTTTGATGTTGCCGTTTAGTAAGAAGCATGTATATACCGGCAATAGAAGATTTCTTCCACCTTCTCATGAGTTTCGCAAGAAGGGTAAATGGTTTGATGGGAATGATGATATTGGGCAAAAACCAAGGGTATTGACAGGTGAAGAAGTTTTATATGCTTCCGAAGCAGCTGGAAGGGATTGGGGAAAAAAGTCAACTACACAAAAAGGCACAAAAAGGAAGATGAGTGTAAAGAAAGGTGTACAAACAACAGGAAGTGATCCTATTAACATATggaaaaagaaatcaattttctttgatttgccGTATTGGAAG aaattatgtTTGAGGCATAATTTTGACATCATGCACATAGAGAAAAATGTTTGTGAAAGTATTGTTGGCACATTGCTACATATTAAAGGTAAATCAAAGGATGGACTTAATTGTCGTAAAGATTTAAAGGAATTGGGTATTCGGCATGATTTATGCATAACtgaagagaaaggaaaaaagaCGAAACTACCTCCAGCACTTTACAACTTCTCTAAAGTAGAGAAACATATTTTCTGTAAGAGGTTGTTCGATATGAAGGTACCGGATGGTTATAGCTCAAATATTAGTAATTGTGTGGATCTAAGTGAATGCAATCTAATTGGACTCAAGTCCCATGATTGTCATGTCCTAATGCAACAATTGTTGCCAGTAGCAATAAGAGGTCTTTTGCCTAAAGGTCCAAGACATGCAATCTTTCGGTTGTGTGTATTTTTCCACGAACTCTGTCAAGGAGTTATTGACAAAAGTAAGCTGGAAGTATTGGAGAATGAGATTGCAGAAACAATATGCATGCTTGAAAAGTATTTTCCACCTTCTTTCTTTGATATTATGATTCACCTTACAATCCATTTAGCGAGGGAAGCTAGGCTATGTGGACCTGTTCATTATCGTTGGATGTATCCTTTTGAAAG ATTTATGAAGGTGTTAAAGGATTATGTTAGAAATCGAGCACGACCAGAGGGGTCTATGGTAGAGTGTGTCTTAGCTGACGAGTGTGTGAAATTTTGTAGTAAGTACATAAAACAAGCTGAAAATATCAGTTTACGACATAACCGATATGAGGATGAATCAATTGTTATTGGGAATCCTATTTCAGCTGGTGTGACAATGACCATGTCTTCAGAAATGTACCAAATTGCTCATCGTTACATATTGTTTAATAGCTCAGAAGCTGAGCCATATCGAGA AATGCATGTTGAGGAGCTTAAGTATTCAGATCCGAGCCTTGTAGGCAAATTGAACAAGCTACATAGGATGCATGCAACACAATTTTCATCTTGGCTCCGCAATAAG GTTATTGCACTAGGAGACACAAGTGTATCGGACATGTTAAAGGGGCTTGCATTTGGACCGATAACACAAGTAATGTCATATTCAAGATATGTTGTAAATGGAAGGCGTTTTTGTACAAGAGCAAGTGAGAAGACTACACAAGACAGTGGTGTTTATCTTGAAGCTGAAACATCGGTCAATGGCACCGAAGAGATTAAAAAGGTTTTATACTATGGGGTGATTCAAGAGATTCTAGTGATGGACTATTACACGTTTCGGGTCCCCATATTTAAATGTGATTGGGCGAATACTAGTAATGGCATTAAGGTTGATGATGGATTTACTTTGGTCAACCTGCATCGTCtaaatcaatttcaaaatgATCCATTTATTCTCGCTTCACAGGCCAAACAAGTATTTTATTCAAGAGAGAGTGAAACGTCTtattag
- the LOC114824132 gene encoding uncharacterized protein yields MDFDGLLDGDEMHSSDDVNEAKKRKGRGPTMLDYNALSKAKQIGVQFNDKGQHFGAGSASLSSSAGILARQLIPVTYASWDEVPTILKDKLWAAVKQKYDLAPCRKKILLTQMSGCWRTYKATLTKQIRSLDDGPDAMEQMQLLKPANVEKQADWDKFVKHRCSLEFDTISEKFKKLKSFHTLPHVMSRKGYARLEDELRNKGTPEEDLNRVSLWIAARTRKNGQPVNEIVSKKMDDIKLANEMPTTDNGSIKDDALSQALGPEHRGRLRGGGYGVTPSRYDAQTYASMSNRELRDRLQNVEGKLREVFDLVLAKQQNEGNGKETNTNDAIQVSTNRPQSQGGCIDLQRTKNGVKQVPNSSYQVSRSSPHLQCNKKSAPEANDGSRHTSKASSQIQCDRRSAQVADDGSRQASKASSQRSSPNIERDNIKRKEGSKATSQLQPVGILRGSSCKLLNWLGNGQVVATGEIESTNPEAKVHHMVLGPDCWKVWVTVVKVENISLYRPTSEFRVLEDAVSSTIAWPSKYVRVGE; encoded by the exons ATGGATTTTGATGGTTTGCTAGACGGTGACGAGATGCACTCAAGTGATGATGTGAATGAAGCAAAAAAGAGAAAGGGAAGAGGTCCAACAATGTTGGATTATAATGCTCTGTCAAAGGCCAAACAAATTGGTGTTCAATTCAATGACAAAGGACAACATTTTGGTGCTGGATCAGCGAGTTTGAGTTCGTCGGCAGGGATCCTTGCAAGACAACTAATACCAGTAACTTACGCAAGTTGGGATGAGGTTCCTACAATTTTGAAAGATAAATTATGGGCTGCGGTGAAG CAAAAATACGATTTGGCACCCTGTCGTAAGAAGATATTATTAACACAAATGTCTGGGTGTTGGCGTACATACAAAGCCACGTTGACAAAACAAATAAGATCCCTTGATGATGGTCCTGATGCAATGGAACAAATGCAACTCTTGAAGCCTGCTAATGTTGAGAAACAAGCTGATTGGGACAAATTTGTTAAACATCGATGCTCTCTTGAGTTTGAT ACAATTAGTGAGAAGTTCAAAAAGTTGAAATCATTCCATACTCTCCCTCATGTGATGAGTCGTAAAGGATATGCACGCTTGGAGGACGAGCTA AGAAACAAAGGTACACCTGAGGAGGATTTAAATAGAGTCAGTCTTTGGATAGCTGCTCGTACAAGAAAAAATGGTCAACCCGTAAATGAGATAGTGTCAAAGAAAATG GATGACATTAAGTTGGCTAATGAAATGCCAACAACAGACAATGGTTCTATAAAAGATGATGCCTTATCACAAGCACTTGGACCTGAACATCGAGGTCGACTTCGTGGAGGTGGTTATGGGGTTACACCTTCTAGATATGATGCCCAAACATATGCCAGCATGAGTAATCGAGAGCTTAGAGACCGACTACAAAATGTCGAAGGAAAATTGCGGGAAGTGTTTGATCTTGTGTTGGCTAAACAACAAAATGAG GGAAATGGTAAAGAAACTAATACCAATGATGCAATTCAAGTCTCCACAAATAGGCCTCAG TCGCAGGGAGGCTGTATAGATCTCCAAAGAACTAAGAATGGTGTAAAACAGGTTCCCAATTCCAGTTACCAGGTTTCCAGATCATCTCCCCAT TTACAATGTAATAAGAAAAGTGCACCAGAGGCTAACGATGGTTCTAGACACACTTCAAAAGCTAGTTCTCAG aTACAATGTGATAGAAGAAGTGCACAAGTAGCTGACGATGGTTCTAGACAAGCTTCCAAAGCTAGTTCCCAG AGAAGTAGTCCAAACATAGAAAGAGACAACATTAAGAGAAAAGAAGGTTCTAAAGCCACTTCTCAG TTACAACCTGTTGGTATTTTACGAGGGTCTTCATGCAAGTTACTAAATTGGCTCGGAAATGGACAAGTTGTTGCAACTGGAGAAATAGAATCAACAAATCCTGAGGCGAAAGTTCATCACATGGTGCTTGGTCCTGATTGCTGGAAAGTTTGGGTAACTGTTGTCAAAGTGGAGAATATATCTTTGTACCGCCCTACAAGTGAATTTCGTGTCCTGGAGGATGCTGTGTCTAGTACAATTGCCTGGCCATC
- the LOC103409336 gene encoding uncharacterized protein isoform X2 produces the protein MDKDWLTFSRPSTEYREGAQKFVQVAKEYGGNRDKIICPCIICQNQCFQLPAIVYEHLVINGIDPSYTTWVFHGEQEPILQQHDYDNVTETYQMYRDVLAEDDGTGKANLLIGDENFKQKVEEAEAPLYEGCTKYTKLSATVVLYKIKASNGATDKLFDELLQALKDMFPEGNTLPNSMNSTKKLLKVFDLGFEKIDACVNDCCLFWKDFEQLETCPKCGSSRWQVGKRNNHIYKGVSAKVLRYFPIIPRFKRMFKDDDMAKDLTWHHTNKSQDGKMRHPFDSPAWESIDTRYPDFASDPRNLRLGLATDGFNPFRQLRSRYSCWPVILVTYNLPPWLAMSKENLMLTLIIPGKKQPGNDIDVYLQPLIEDLCVLWNEGVGVFDATTNSTFNLRAILMWTISDYPAYGNLAGCFTKGRFACVACGANTRSLMLPFSKKHVYTGNRRFLPPSHEFRKKGKWFDGNDDIGQKPRVLTGEEVLYASEAAGRDWGKKSTTQKGTKRKMSVKKGVQTTGSDPINIWKKKSIFFDLPYWKKLCLRHNFDIMHIEKNVCESIVGTLLHIKGKSKDGLNCRKDLKELGIRHDLCITEEKGKKTKLPPALYNFSKVEKHIFCKRLFDMKVPDGYSSNISNCVDLSECNLIGLKSHDCHVLMQQLLPVAIRGLLPKGPRHAIFRLCVFFHELCQGVIDKSKLEVLENEIAETICMLEKYFPPSFFDIMIHLTIHLAREARLCGPVHYRWMYPFERFMKVLKDYVRNRARPEGSMVECVLADECVKFCTGVTMTMSSEMYQIAHRYILFNSSEAEPYREMHVEELKYSDPSLVGKLNKLHRMHATQFSSWLRNKVIALGDTSVSDMLKGLAFGPITQVMSYSRYVVNGRRFCTRASEKTTQDSGVYLEAETSVNGTEEIKKVLYYGVIQEILVMDYYTFRVPIFKCDWANTSNGIKVDDGFTLVNLHRLNQFQNDPFILASQAKQVFYSRESETSY, from the exons ATGGACAAAGATTGGCTAACATTTTCGAG ACCATCAACAGAATACAGAGAGGGTGCACAAAAGTTTGTACAAGTAGCTAAAGAATATGGAGGAAATCGAGATAAGATCATTTGCCCATGTATAATATGTCAAAACCAATGTTTTCAACTACCTGCGATTGTGTATGAACACTTGGTTATAAATGGAATAGATCCTTCATATACTACTTGGGTGTTCCATGGTGAACAAGAACCTATTCTTCAACAACATGACTATGACAACGTGACAGAAACATATCAGATGTATAGGGATGTCTTGGCTGAAGATGATGGAACTGGAAAAGCAAACTTGCTAATTGGAGatgagaatttcaaacaaaaggttGAAGAAGCTGAAGCTCCTTTATATGAAGGTTGTACGAAATACACAAAGTTGTCAGCAACTGTAGTTTTATACAAGATTAAAGCTTCAAATGGTGCAACAGATAAGCTTTTTGACGAGCTCCTCCAAGCCTTAAAGGACATGTTTCCGGAAGGTAATACACTTCCAAATTCAATGAATTCGACAAAGAAGTTACTTAAGGTGTTTGATTTAGGGTTCGAGAAAATAGATGCATGTGTAAATGATTGCTGCTTATTTTGGAAAGACTTTGAACAACTTGAGACATGTCCAAAGTGTGGTTCTTCACGTTGGCAGGTTGGTAAACGTAATAATCACATTTACAAAGGAGTTTCTGCAAAGGTGTTGCGCTACTTTCCTATTATACCAAGATTTAAGCGAATGTTTAAGGATGATGACATGGCCAAAGACTTAACATGGCATCATACCAACAAAAGTCAGGATGGTAAGATGCGACATCCATTTGATTCGCCAGCATGGGAGTCTATTGACACTAGATATCCTGATTTTGCCTCAGATCCACGAAACTTGAGACTTGGTTTAGCTACCGATGGATTTAACCCATTCCGCCAGCTAAGGTCTAGATATAGTTGTTGGCCAGTTATATTAGTTACATACAATCTTCCTCCATGGTTAGCCATGTCGAAAGAGAATTTGATGTTGACGTTAATAATTCCTGGGAAGAAACAACCCGGAAATGATATTGATGTTTACTTGCAACCACTCATAGAAGATTTATGTGTGTTATGGAATGAAGGAGTGGGTGTATTTGATGCAACTACAAATTCTACTTTCAATTTGAGGGCTATTTTGATGTGGACAATCAGTGATTATCCCGCTTATGGTAACTTGGCTGGATGTTTTACAAAGGGCAGGTTTGCTTGTGTGGCATGTGGTGCTAACACGCGATCTTTGATGTTGCCGTTTAGTAAGAAGCATGTATATACCGGCAATAGAAGATTTCTTCCACCTTCTCATGAGTTTCGCAAGAAGGGTAAATGGTTTGATGGGAATGATGATATTGGGCAAAAACCAAGGGTATTGACAGGTGAAGAAGTTTTATATGCTTCCGAAGCAGCTGGAAGGGATTGGGGAAAAAAGTCAACTACACAAAAAGGCACAAAAAGGAAGATGAGTGTAAAGAAAGGTGTACAAACAACAGGAAGTGATCCTATTAACATATggaaaaagaaatcaattttctttgatttgccGTATTGGAAG aaattatgtTTGAGGCATAATTTTGACATCATGCACATAGAGAAAAATGTTTGTGAAAGTATTGTTGGCACATTGCTACATATTAAAGGTAAATCAAAGGATGGACTTAATTGTCGTAAAGATTTAAAGGAATTGGGTATTCGGCATGATTTATGCATAACtgaagagaaaggaaaaaagaCGAAACTACCTCCAGCACTTTACAACTTCTCTAAAGTAGAGAAACATATTTTCTGTAAGAGGTTGTTCGATATGAAGGTACCGGATGGTTATAGCTCAAATATTAGTAATTGTGTGGATCTAAGTGAATGCAATCTAATTGGACTCAAGTCCCATGATTGTCATGTCCTAATGCAACAATTGTTGCCAGTAGCAATAAGAGGTCTTTTGCCTAAAGGTCCAAGACATGCAATCTTTCGGTTGTGTGTATTTTTCCACGAACTCTGTCAAGGAGTTATTGACAAAAGTAAGCTGGAAGTATTGGAGAATGAGATTGCAGAAACAATATGCATGCTTGAAAAGTATTTTCCACCTTCTTTCTTTGATATTATGATTCACCTTACAATCCATTTAGCGAGGGAAGCTAGGCTATGTGGACCTGTTCATTATCGTTGGATGTATCCTTTTGAAAG ATTTATGAAGGTGTTAAAGGATTATGTTAGAAATCGAGCACGACCAGAGGGGTCTATGGTAGAGTGTGTCTTAGCTGACGAGTGTGTGAAATTTTGTA CTGGTGTGACAATGACCATGTCTTCAGAAATGTACCAAATTGCTCATCGTTACATATTGTTTAATAGCTCAGAAGCTGAGCCATATCGAGA AATGCATGTTGAGGAGCTTAAGTATTCAGATCCGAGCCTTGTAGGCAAATTGAACAAGCTACATAGGATGCATGCAACACAATTTTCATCTTGGCTCCGCAATAAG GTTATTGCACTAGGAGACACAAGTGTATCGGACATGTTAAAGGGGCTTGCATTTGGACCGATAACACAAGTAATGTCATATTCAAGATATGTTGTAAATGGAAGGCGTTTTTGTACAAGAGCAAGTGAGAAGACTACACAAGACAGTGGTGTTTATCTTGAAGCTGAAACATCGGTCAATGGCACCGAAGAGATTAAAAAGGTTTTATACTATGGGGTGATTCAAGAGATTCTAGTGATGGACTATTACACGTTTCGGGTCCCCATATTTAAATGTGATTGGGCGAATACTAGTAATGGCATTAAGGTTGATGATGGATTTACTTTGGTCAACCTGCATCGTCtaaatcaatttcaaaatgATCCATTTATTCTCGCTTCACAGGCCAAACAAGTATTTTATTCAAGAGAGAGTGAAACGTCTtattag